The Candidatus Saccharibacteria bacterium oral taxon 488 genome has a segment encoding these proteins:
- a CDS encoding RpiB/LacA/LacB family sugar-phosphate isomerase — MKIYLGSDHRGFALKEKVFAYLAKSGYAVEDVGGRELNPDDDFPQFAAAAALRVIGDGEDDPRAILICGGGQGMCMAANRFKGIRASVIWDAHEARMTRRDNNSNVLCLPARVLEDNEAAWKGIVETWLNTAYADAPRYNRRNAQLDEIV; from the coding sequence ATGAAGATTTATCTTGGTTCAGATCATCGCGGGTTTGCGCTGAAAGAAAAAGTATTTGCGTATTTGGCGAAAAGTGGCTATGCAGTCGAGGATGTCGGTGGTCGTGAGCTTAATCCTGATGACGACTTTCCACAGTTTGCGGCAGCGGCAGCGCTGCGAGTGATTGGTGATGGCGAGGATGATCCACGGGCAATTTTAATTTGCGGCGGCGGTCAGGGTATGTGTATGGCGGCGAATCGTTTTAAGGGGATCCGCGCCAGTGTTATTTGGGATGCACATGAGGCGAGGATGACGCGGCGTGACAATAATTCGAATGTATTATGCCTGCCGGCTAGGGTCCTCGAGGATAACGAAGCTGCCTGGAAGGGCATTGTTGAAACGTGGCTCAATACTGCATACGCGGATGCCCCGCGGTATAATCGGCGTAATGCGCAACTGGATGAGATCGTATGA
- a CDS encoding transketolase has translation MSQLTTGQLEKKAQELRQLIIRQVTAAGSGHVAGPLGFADVMAVLYFRILRLRPEEPDWPDRDLFVMSNGHYAPLLYAAMAMRGFLSESELMSLRQFGSRLQGHPERVKLPGLETTSGPLGCGLSQAAGMAYHLQYLQNSERFIYCSLGDGELNEGNIWEAAMFAAKYKLGRLITIVDRNTIQIGGDTEKVMPLNDLGEKWRSFGWQVQEIDGHDVARIIAAIEAAQAVREQPSVIIAHTVPGRGVDFMEGDYRWHGKAPNAEQAAAALTQLGLLAKKQPEEGVGV, from the coding sequence ATGAGCCAACTCACGACTGGCCAGCTAGAAAAGAAGGCGCAAGAGTTACGGCAGCTGATTATTCGCCAAGTGACGGCTGCTGGTAGTGGTCATGTGGCGGGACCGCTGGGGTTTGCTGATGTGATGGCGGTGCTGTATTTTCGGATTCTTAGATTGCGGCCAGAAGAGCCGGATTGGCCTGATCGCGATCTGTTCGTCATGAGTAACGGCCATTATGCACCACTGCTATACGCGGCGATGGCGATGCGCGGATTTTTATCGGAATCAGAGTTAATGAGTTTGCGGCAGTTTGGCTCGCGGCTACAAGGGCATCCGGAGCGGGTAAAATTACCAGGGCTAGAGACGACGAGCGGGCCGCTTGGCTGCGGTCTCAGTCAGGCTGCTGGCATGGCATATCATTTGCAGTATTTACAGAATTCGGAACGCTTCATATATTGTAGTTTAGGTGACGGTGAACTTAATGAAGGCAATATTTGGGAGGCGGCGATGTTTGCAGCCAAGTATAAATTAGGCCGGCTAATCACTATCGTTGATCGTAATACTATTCAAATTGGCGGCGATACAGAAAAAGTCATGCCGCTGAATGATTTGGGTGAGAAGTGGCGCAGTTTCGGTTGGCAGGTGCAGGAAATCGACGGGCATGACGTGGCGCGAATTATCGCGGCAATTGAAGCAGCACAGGCAGTACGCGAGCAACCGAGCGTGATTATCGCGCATACGGTACCTGGGCGCGGCGTTGATTTTATGGAGGGCGATTATCGATGGCACGGCAAGGCGCCAAATGCCGAGCAGGCCGCCGCGGCGCTGACACAATTGGGTTTACTGGCTAAGAAACAGCCGGAAGAAGGGGTGGGCGTATGA
- a CDS encoding TIGR00730 family Rossman fold protein — MTPQHTCIPRDVQLQAAMFRLGKMEDEIQSGYEILRKYQKTITIFGSARTDPNSAYYHAAKETAERLAKLGYAIVSGGGHGIMGAANEGANKAVQEGARAAGGESIAFNIRLPHEQEVNKYTTEVFEFQHFAPRKIVMTMFANAYIYFPGGFGTLDELAEILTLIQTEKANRAPVILFDTAFWSDLDAFFRNHMLAEGAIVEKDLDIYTITDSVDEIIDLVQANKTYC, encoded by the coding sequence ATGACTCCACAACATACATGTATTCCGCGTGATGTACAGCTACAAGCTGCAATGTTCCGCCTCGGCAAGATGGAAGACGAAATCCAGAGCGGCTACGAAATTCTCCGAAAATATCAGAAAACAATAACCATCTTTGGCTCGGCGCGCACCGATCCAAATAGTGCTTATTATCACGCTGCAAAAGAAACAGCTGAACGGCTAGCCAAGCTCGGTTACGCCATCGTTTCCGGCGGCGGACACGGCATTATGGGCGCTGCCAATGAAGGCGCCAACAAGGCCGTCCAGGAGGGCGCGCGGGCTGCTGGCGGCGAGTCAATTGCCTTCAACATCCGGCTGCCGCATGAACAGGAAGTCAATAAGTATACTACCGAGGTGTTTGAGTTTCAGCACTTTGCGCCGCGGAAGATTGTCATGACCATGTTTGCCAATGCCTATATTTACTTCCCGGGCGGCTTCGGTACGTTGGATGAGCTGGCGGAAATATTAACGCTAATCCAGACTGAAAAAGCCAACCGTGCACCGGTGATCTTGTTCGACACAGCGTTTTGGAGCGATTTGGACGCCTTTTTCCGCAACCATATGTTGGCCGAAGGAGCTATCGTCGAGAAAGACCTGGATATTTATACTATCACCGATAGCGTTGACGAGATCATTGATCTGGTACAAGCAAATAAGACTTATTGCTGA
- a CDS encoding transketolase family protein yields the protein MSMLRDDWRAGNTASMRLSFGHGLVHTAMNNSQVVALSADLAGSVGFGEFAERIGAPRFIEVGVAEQNLVTVASGLAAMGNISFAASYAAFSPGRNWEQIRTTICLNNQLVKLVGSHAGLNVGADGATHQMLEDIALMRSLPNMVVLAPGDAYEAEMMAAVMAADPRPNYVRLPRADMPLFLDGEVAIGRASVLRQGTDVALLGTGTMTYQLLMVAEQLAYAGIQAEVVHFNTIKPLDEAAVVAAAQKCGRVVTAEEGQIAGGFGSAVAEVLGEKLPVKIKRIGVRDQFGESGSVAELWQKHGLDVEAVVRHVKDNLSFI from the coding sequence ATGAGCATGTTGCGGGACGATTGGCGCGCGGGAAATACCGCGTCGATGCGGCTTAGTTTTGGCCATGGGCTAGTTCACACAGCAATGAACAATAGTCAGGTTGTGGCGCTAAGCGCTGACTTGGCAGGAAGTGTTGGCTTTGGCGAATTTGCCGAGCGAATCGGTGCGCCGCGGTTCATTGAGGTTGGTGTGGCGGAGCAAAATCTGGTGACAGTGGCGTCAGGACTAGCAGCGATGGGTAATATCTCGTTTGCGGCTAGCTACGCGGCGTTTAGTCCGGGGCGTAATTGGGAGCAAATTCGGACGACAATTTGTCTGAATAATCAGCTGGTCAAGCTGGTCGGTTCACATGCCGGGCTGAATGTTGGTGCGGATGGCGCGACGCACCAAATGCTGGAGGACATCGCACTGATGCGGAGTTTACCAAACATGGTGGTCTTGGCACCAGGTGATGCCTACGAGGCCGAAATGATGGCAGCAGTGATGGCGGCTGATCCACGGCCAAATTATGTGCGGTTGCCGCGAGCTGACATGCCGCTGTTTTTGGATGGTGAGGTGGCCATAGGCCGAGCGTCCGTACTGCGCCAAGGCACTGATGTGGCGTTACTCGGTACTGGCACGATGACGTATCAACTCCTCATGGTGGCAGAACAATTGGCGTACGCCGGCATTCAGGCAGAAGTCGTGCATTTTAACACTATCAAGCCGCTGGACGAAGCAGCGGTCGTTGCCGCCGCCCAAAAATGCGGCCGTGTGGTGACAGCAGAAGAAGGGCAAATTGCCGGCGGATTTGGTAGCGCGGTGGCGGAAGTACTCGGCGAGAAATTGCCAGTCAAAATAAAGCGTATCGGCGTCCGCGACCAGTTCGGCGAAAGCGGCTCGGTAGCTGAATTATGGCAGAAGCATGGACTAGATGTCGAAGCAGTTGTCCGGCACGTAAAAGATAACCTATCATTTATTTAG
- a CDS encoding class II fructose-bisphosphate aldolase has product MGLTISDIRRNTTHARHLMQRTRAQHFAVGAFNIDNQETLIAVARAAQKLQSPVLVEVSDAEVKAMGLENVRDLVDNYKAEYGIEIYLNLDHGPTVEGCKRAIDAGYEFVHIDISQANHDASDEEIIAKTREVVEYAKFTGALVEAEPHYFWGSSNVHTEAIDYEEIKKTFSTPDGARAFVEATGIDTFAAAVGNLHGLYPVPKVLDLELLARIREALHCQISLHGGSGTPLHYFEDAAKIGVSKININSDMRYTFRTTLEKTLRENPNEYAIVKLMPPVYMAVQEVVETKIQAFDSAGKAVV; this is encoded by the coding sequence ATGGGACTGACAATTTCTGACATTCGGCGCAATACCACGCATGCGCGCCATTTGATGCAGCGGACACGAGCGCAACATTTTGCGGTCGGGGCGTTTAATATTGATAATCAAGAAACGCTGATCGCAGTGGCGCGGGCGGCGCAGAAGCTCCAATCGCCAGTGCTGGTGGAAGTATCAGACGCCGAGGTTAAGGCCATGGGGCTGGAGAACGTGCGCGATTTGGTGGATAATTATAAGGCTGAATACGGCATCGAGATTTATTTGAACTTAGATCATGGGCCGACGGTGGAGGGCTGCAAGCGGGCGATTGACGCGGGTTATGAGTTTGTGCATATCGATATTTCCCAGGCAAATCACGATGCCTCGGATGAGGAAATCATCGCCAAAACCCGCGAAGTTGTCGAGTACGCCAAGTTCACCGGCGCGTTGGTGGAAGCCGAGCCGCATTATTTTTGGGGTTCATCAAACGTACATACCGAGGCGATTGATTATGAAGAAATTAAGAAAACCTTTTCCACGCCGGATGGCGCGCGGGCATTTGTTGAAGCGACGGGAATTGACACCTTTGCGGCGGCAGTGGGGAATTTGCACGGGTTGTATCCGGTGCCGAAAGTGCTGGATTTGGAATTATTAGCGCGCATCCGCGAGGCGCTTCATTGCCAGATTTCGCTTCATGGCGGATCAGGTACGCCGCTGCATTATTTTGAGGACGCAGCAAAAATTGGCGTCTCCAAAATCAACATCAACTCCGACATGCGCTACACTTTCCGCACGACGCTGGAAAAAACCTTACGTGAAAATCCAAACGAATACGCCATCGTCAAACTAATGCCACCAGTGTACATGGCCGTTCAGGAGGTGGTTGAGACGAAAATTCAAGCCTTCGATTCAGCCGGAAAGGCGGTGGTGTAA